The DNA window GGCGATGATTTCATAGCAGGGCACATAGGCCGTGCCCGGCAGTTTCATCCGGTGCTGGACGACAAAACCCTGCAGCAGTTGGTCCATCTGCTTCATCATTTGCCGATCGCCATGCAGCTTATAGGGGCCGAACTCTTCAATGGCCTGTATGCCATTTTCTTTCACGTTGCCCGCCACGATGCCGGAAAACGCGCGGCGCAGCGCCGCCGCCAACTGTTCGGCTGGCTGGGCCGGCGACAGGTTGAGATTAGCCATGTTTTCATGGGTCGGCTCAAACGGCAATTGCAGATCCGGCGCAATGCGCATTGACCAGTTGAAGCTGTAGGCATCGCCGGTATTACGGCGATTTTCTTTAACCAACGGCATGGTGTTACGCATGCGGCGCGCAACCTCGGCCGGATCGTCAATGATGATCTGGTAGTGGCGGCGGGCCTGTTCTCCCAGCGTATTGCCGATAAACTCATCCAGAACGCGGAAGTAGTCGGCGCTCTCTTTTGGCCCGGTCAGGATCAACGGCAGCACCTGCTCGCTGTTTTCCGGGGTCATCAAGATCCCCAACAGATAGAGCAATTCCTCGGCGGTGCCAACGCCACCAGGGAAGATAATGATGCCGTGCGCAATGCGCACAAAGGCTTCCAGCCGTTTTTCAATATCCGGCATGATCACCAGTTCATTGACCAACGGGTTAGGCGGCTCGGCGGCGATGATCGAAGGCTCGGTCATGCCGATAAAACGGCTGTTGCGGTAACGCTGCTGGGCATGGCCCACCGCGGCGCCTTTCATCGGCGCTTCCATCGCGCCAGGCCCACAGCCCGTGCAGATGTTCAGTTCGCGCAGGCCCAGCTCGCTGCCCACCTTGCGCGCATACAAGTATTCGGTCGGATTAATGGAGTGGCCACCCCAACAGACGATCATATTCGGATCTTCATCCAGATGCAGCGTGCGGGCGTTGCGCAGGATGGAGAACACCAGGTTGGTGATGTGCGTGGAATTTTCCAGGTTTAAGTTTTGAAAACGGCCGGTGGCGTTGGCGATCTGACCATGCACAAACAGAATATCACGCAGTACGGCAAACAGATTGGCTTGCAGTGAACGGATGATACGGCCATCGACGAAGGCCTCTTCCGGCGGGTTAATCAATTCCAGTTTAACGCCGCGTTCACGGCGCAACACGTTGATGTCAAAGTTTTCATAGCGTGACAGCAGTTGCTTGCTGTTGTCAGTCTGGCTACCGGAGTTCAATACGGCCAGTGAACAGTTGCGGAACAAACGGTACAGGTCGCTGCTGGCGGTACGCTTGAGCATGTCTACTTCCAACTGCGACAACAAGTCCATAGAGCCGAGTGGGCTGATATGTGTAATCAAGATAACTCCTTTGCGCCCTGGCTGGGCATTAGCAATCCATACAGCAGCTTGTTATTGTATGCGAGCATCGCGCTTGGCGCCTGCGTGCCGGAACGCATTCTACGGCGGCGGATACTCTGGTTTAACCTTACCGCCGTCCCTTGATTTTTACCAATACAACGCAGCGCGTTAGCGCACTCGTTGAGCAATGGTTGGCTTACTGGCGGGCCAGCCGCCCGGCATTCGGGGTGAACGCCGTATTGCTGCGCCAGGGGTTGATATCCAGCCCGCCGCGGCGCGTGTAGCGCGCGTATACCGACAGTTGCTCCGGTTGGCAAAAACGCAGCACATCATTAAAGATGCGTTCAACGCATTGCTCGTGGAACTCGTTGTGATGGCGAAAAGACACCAGGTAACGCAGTAGCGCTTTCCGATCGATCTGCGGCCCGCGGTATTGGATCTGCACTGAACCCCAGTCCGGCTGGTTGGTGATCAGGCAGTTGGATTTCAGCAGATTGCTGACGAGCGTTTCTTCCACCAGCGGGCCGGTGTTGGCGCCTTGCAGATAGCCAGCGTTGAAGTCATAGTTATCGATAGCGATGTCTTGTTCGTCGATGCATTCTCCCGCCAGCATGGCGATCGGTTGCCCGGCCAGTTGTTCCAGGCGGAACAGGGTGACGCTGACTTCGCCTTGCGCACAGGCCGCCAGATCGCGCTGCAGGGTGCTGTGCACGGCGTCCCAATTATCAAAGCGCGTCTGGTTGAAGCTGTTGAGATACAGCTTGAAGCTTTTGGATTCGATCAGGTTGGCGCTATTGGCGTTCAGGCTGATTTCCCCCACGGCCACCTGCGGTAGGCCTTTATCATTCAGCCAGGAGAGTTCGTACAGCGTCCAGATATCGGCGCCGTGGAAAGGCAGGCTCTGCGGATACAGCCCCAGCGGCTCGCGATTCAGGCTGCGCGGAACCGGCTGTAGCAGCGTGGCGTCGTACTGATCGTGATAGGCAGTGGGTTTACCGAGCTTCAGGCCGGCGAGCGCCTGATTGTTTTGATATGTGGACATAGATGTCACCTTGGTCCCAGAACGATACAATGGCCGCCAGTTTACCGTATATGGGATAAAATATGGACCATGATGTAGCACACGCTCTGCGTGAATTTACCCAGCGTTATGTTGCACTTTGGCAACAGCAGCGCGGCCATGCGCCGGCCAGTAGCGAACTGTACGGCGTGTCTTCGCCTTGCATTGTGGAAAGCCGCACTGACGATGTGCTGTGGTTGCCGCAGCCGTTCACGCCACCGGCGACGCTGGCCCGGGTGGAAACCGCACTTGAACTGCGGCTGCAGCCGGATATCCATACTTTTTACACGCAGCAATATGCCGGCGATATGACCGCTCAATTTGGCGAGCAGCACCTGACGCTGCTGCAGGTGTGGAGTGAAGACGATTTCATTCGCCTGCAGGAAAACCTGATCGGTCACCTGGTGACGCAAAAACGCCTGAAACTCTCGCCCACGCTGTTCCTCGCCACCACGGCATCAGAGATGACAGTGGTATCGCTTTGCAACGTCAGCGGCAACGTGGTGCTGGAGCAGTTCGGCAGCAGCAAACGCACGTTGCTGGCGGCCTCACTGGGCAATTTCCTCGACGCGCTGCGGCCAACCCTCTCTGATTAATTACGTTTATAGGTAATACCGTGTAAGAGATATCTCACATTACGTGTGAGATATTGCTTTTTATTTTTTTCGAAATTTGTCCCAGATCAATATTATCTAGTTGTTTATCAATAGGTTGTTTTTGATCTCTTCGTGTTTTTCCCTCATCCGTCCGCTAGCCGCGTTCTTGGTATATTGTGCAACAATGAAAATTAAGCGATCTTGATGTTTATAGGATATATGAACTTGAAACGGATAACGGCAGGCGCCGGGCGTTTTAAGGGCAGCACGAACAAGCCCGTTCTGGGCAAAAGGCAACCTATCAGGCAGGGGCCTTGCGGTTTTCAGGATGAACTCGGGACACCTCCAGGAAGGAGATCGAGAGCCGATAAAGGAATATTGGCGGGCCATGAAAGGCTATAAGGAACCACGCTGGGAAGGCGTTCAGGGATTTGCACGGATGTTGGGCCAGGATGGCCATAGGGAAAAGTTTTCAGGGATTGAGCAGGGAGCACACTTTGTAGCTGGATGGCTATAAAACGAACTGGGGGCACTGTTAACGCAGTGCCCCTATTTTTTTACCCATTCATTGTGTCCGGGAGAATGTGATAAGGGCGCGCGCGGTAGCCAATAATCGAAGGCAATACGCCTTATCCACTGCCAGCACACCGTACCGGTAACCATTCCCGTCTAAATTTAGTTTCGTCCGTTTCGTCCGTTTCGTCCGTTTCGTCCGTTTCGTCTGTTTCGTTTGTTGTGTTTTTCGTTTGTTTCGACTAATCTGCAATCAATCATTGCTGTCAACACTAAATCGTAAAACTGAAACTCATAAACTAAACCTAAACATTGGATACTTAAATGAAAAACTCAATTCTTGATAGCCTGAGCCTTCCGGCTCAAGGGGAGATTGAGGCAGCTGTTCGTGGGCAAAGGGAGCTTGCTGCCTACCTCTCCACGAAAATGGAAACACAAAAAATTTCGATTCAGGACGCAGATAACAACACTCGCCAGATCGAGTTGCCAACGTCTTCATTGACGCTGCTTATGTCGATTTTAGGAGAGTTGGCCGTCGGTAACGCGGTTCAGGTTGTTCCTGTGCATGCTGAATTAACAACGCAGGAAGCTGCCAACATTCTGAATGTTTCTCGCCCTCATATGGTGAAACTACTGGAAGATGGGAAGCTACCTTTTCACAAAACAGGTCGCCATCGCCGCGTGCTTTTCGCCGATTTAATGAGGTACAAAGATCAGCGAGATAGCGAAAGCCACAAAGCAATGCAGGTATTGGCAGATCATAGCCAGGAACTTGGATTTTACTGATGACTCTTTCACCTTATCCCGTAGTATTAGATGCTTGCGTACTCTATCCATCCTTACTACGGGATTTATTGATGCATCTGGGACTGACCGGGCTGTATCAACCGAAATGGTCGGCCATTATCGAAGAAGAATGGCAGCGTAATTTGATTAAGGATAGACCTGACTTAAATTCTGACCAAATCAAACAAACTGGGGAGCTTATGAATCGGGCATTGCCTGATGCAATGGTTACAGGTTTCGAGCCGCTCGTTGCCAGTATCGATCTTCCTGATGTTGATGACAGGCATGTTGTTGCTGCCGCCATTTGCAGCAATGCTGAAATCGTCGTTACGTTCAACTTGAAAGATTTCCCACTACAATACCTGAATAATTTCGGCATTGAAGCATTACATCCAGATGATTTTATTACTGATTTTTTCGATTTGAATCAGGCACTTGTTCTGGCGGCCGTAAACAAGCAGCGCCGCAATATGAGAAAGCCGCCGAAATCGGTTGATGAGTATCTTGATGCGCTACTTCGCCAGGCTCTACCACAAACAGTAAAAGAATTGAGTAAATTCCGCGCCCTTATTTAGTCAGCTTGCTGGCCGCTTCGGCCACTGGCAAACGGCTTCAACTGAAAATCGTCATCAAATGATCTGCTCCCCGTTTATTGCTTTTTGTCTTCCAGCTCAGACAGCCAGGCCTTGTGCATACCGCAGGTAGTTGTTTCTGTCAGGCCCATTGCTGGGGACCGGGGTTCGCATTACTGTTCATCGAAAGCAGGGAGTCCAAACCAATAGTTGAAAAAATGGGCAGCCAATGGTTTTATTAAACCTTAATAACTATTCACAATTCCAGCATAAGGTCAGATACGTTGTCATTACAGTCTGCAGAGTGGTTTAGCCGGAATGGGGTAGAGTGCTCCCGAGTAAAAGCCAGAAATTCCTGCTTTCCGAAACATCTCCATGATGAATATGTTATCAGTGCAAACCTGACGGGTGTCGAGGAGATCTGGCTGTCAGGAGAAACTGCATACGTTAAAAGTGGTCAGGTGACCTTATATAACCCTGGCACGATTCAAGCGTCGCGCTTTGATAGTCAGTGCGTTGAATTTATCAGCGTGCATATGCCTCAGTCAGTGATGAAAACGCTTGCCGATGAGGAAAATCTACGCAGCGATCGTGAAGCACCGATCCTGCGTGAGGGCATAATCAATAATGTGCGCCTATTTGATGCTCTGTGCCGTTTTGCAACATCCGCTCGGCAGGAACAACACAGCATTAATCAGGAGCAGGAGCTGATATTACTTTGTGGCGAGCTGCTGGAAACACCCGCCATGCTGCAGGGCAGTGATAAACAGAGGGTTAACTTAGTCATTGAATATTTACGCGAGCATCTCAACGTAAAACCACAGCTGGAAATACTGTCGCAGATGGCCGGGTTGAGTAAATATCATCTTGTTCGCTGTTTCACCCGACAGACGGGCATGCCGCCTTTGCAATATCATATGCAGTTGCGCTTGCACCAGGCCCGCGATTTGTTGCGCAGGAATGTTCATCCGCTTGATGTGGCCATTATGCTGGGATTCTATGACCAGAGTCATTTCATCAATTCTTTTCGCAAAGTGATGGGAACGACGCCCCATCACTATGCTTCTCAGGTAAGATCAGGCCGCCATAAACTCCTGGTAACCTGACACGATCACATAAAGGGCAAAATAGCTGAATATCAGCGCTGACGCTATGTAGGAATATTTAAGCAGACGATGGCCAAGTAGCCTGCCACCAAAGCTACCGACCAGGCACAGCACACAGGTCCAGAACACGCCCGCAATAAAGAAGCCACTTAAAAACCAGGATGATGCCGTTACGCTGTGTTGCCCCATCCGGGAAATCAGCGCCCCTCCCACTGTAGCAAACCACAGGATGGCCGTGGGAGAGGACATCGCGAGCAAGACTCCTCGTCCGAATTCGCGCAGTAGTGAGCGGTATTGATGGGCTTCGTTCACGTTAAGCTCTGCAGCCTTCTGAAAAGCTGCAATGAGCATTTTGCCTGCGAACCACAACAGCATCGCGCCGCCCCCAATCCATAAGATCCAGCGTACGGCTTCATACTGAAGCAATAGGGTCATTCCTGCCAGCGCCAGTAACGCATAGACTAAATCACCCACGCAGGTGCCAATTCCCAGCCAGAAACCATGAAAATACCCACGTTGCATGGCCAGCGTAATCATGGCGATATTGGCAATGCCGATATCGAGACACAGCGAAAGGCTCAGTAAAAAACCATTTGAAAACGGGATCATAAAGTGAAGCCTTTGATTTTAAGCATGCCGAGACGTTTACTTAACCATTGCATGCGTAACCGGTATTGGAAGGAATTGCGCAGAGTGTATGAAATGATACTGTCTTTTTAGACAACAGGTTATTTCCTTGCCGGAGCCTTACTCATACGCCGTACTACCGGCATTGCTAAAATATGGATCAACCTAATCATGGACATCACGATCAGTCTTGCGCGAAATGAACACCTGGCCGCGCTTCGCATCATTGAGTTAGCGGCGTTTGAGACGCTACGCGCAGGAGGCGCAGTGACAGGGCCTCCTGCCGCGGGCAGCATTGATGACTTCAACCAGTTATGCCATGAAGGATTGCTCTTTGTCGCCTTCGCCCCGGCCGACATCCCGGTAGGATTCGCTGGAGCGTCAATCGTTGATAATTGGCTGCACATTGCAGAAGTTGACGTGCACCCGAACTGGCAGCACCGCGGAATAGGTCGGCGCCTGATGAATACGCTTCTTTCTGCAGGGAAGGCTCGTGGTTTCACTGGCGCTACTCTGACCACCGATCGCTACGTGCCTTGCAACGCATCTTTTTACGCCTCTCTGGGGTTTAAAATTGTGGAAGGGGAGGGAATTCAACGGCGGCTGAAAGATTTGCTCGATAAAGAAGCCGCATCGGGAATGGATCCGCAACGTCGCGTCGCCATGCAACTGCACTATTAGAATATTATTATTCTCAACGCTGAATCTGCCTATCAGACCTGGATAGAGCCCTGAGCCGCAAAATGCCAGCTCAGGGCTAAGCGCATTCCCCTTAGCCAATAGCGCCCAGCGTATCGCCCTGGCTTTGTTTCTTCGGCAACAGGAACAGCGTGGCGTAAATATCCAGCAGATAAATTGCCGCCAGCAGGCTAATGGCCGCATTGAAGGAGATCTGGCTGGCTAATGCGCCAATCGCCCAAGGCCCCAGGCCACCGACGCCGCGGCCAAGATTGAACAGGATATTCTGTGCGGTGGCGCGCGCTTCAACCGGGTAGGTATCGGAGATCAACGCGCCGTAGCCGCCGATCATACCGTTCACGAACAGCCCCATGACCGCGCCGGCAAACAGCATCAGGGTGGGATCGCTAAGTTGGGCGTAGCAAATGACCATCACCACAGCGCCAATCTGATAAGCAACGAAAATTTTCCAGCGGGTGAAGCGGTCTGCCAACACACCAAACAGCCAGATGCCGAAGGCCATGCCAACCACCGTCACCGCGGTCCATACCCCAGATTTCGTCAGCGAAAAGCCAAAGTTCTTCGCCAGGTAAGTGGGCATCCAGATCATCAGGCCGTAGTAGCCGAAGTTCTGCACCGAACAGAGGATGAAAATACCCAGGCTGGCCTTGCTGGTGGCGCTATCTTTAAACAGTAGCCTGATGCGCTGGCCGAAAGACAGCGTGTGGCTGTGGCTTTTCCGCTGGGCAAAGGCTTCGGGTTCCCCCATGGTGCGGCGGATAAGAAACGACGCCAGCGCCGGCAACAGGCCGACCAGGAACATGCCGCGCCAGCCAATGTGCGGCAGCAATAACGGCGTTAAAAAGGCTGCGGCCAATACGCCAAGCTGCCAGCCCATGCCGACGTAGGCGGAAGCGCGGTTGCGCTTTTCCGCGGGCCAGGCCTCGGCGATCAACGCCATGCCAATGCCGAATTCTCCACCCAGGCCGATACCGGCCAGCGTGCGGTAGGCGAGTAAATCCCAGTAACCCTGTGCGATGGCGCACAGGCCGGTGAAGAGGGAAAACATCAAAATCGTGACGGTGAGAACGCGGATGCGGCCAAAGCGATCGCTAAGATGGCCGAAAATCACGCCGCCGAGCACCGCGCCGATTAACGTCCAGGTGACCAGCGAGCCGGCCTCCGGGGAGGTGAGCTGCAGTTCAGCGGCGATAAGCGGCAGCATAAAGCCAAGGATCAGTAAATCGAAGCCGTCCATGGCATAGCCGCTAACGGAAGCCAGCATCGCCTTACCGGGTGTTGCATGATGATTACGCTGTGTGTGGTTGGGCATATTTTTTATCTTGTTGTTTATCTGGAGCAGGTATTGTGCCGCCGAGCGCGAAGAGTCTCCATAATAAATTCAGTAGGCTGGCAAGGGTTTGGGCGCACACCGGGAAAATGCTATGCTTTGCCGCCCTTCAGCCAGGCCGCTGAAGATCATGATTTACACAATCGGGAATGCAGATGAGTATAGAAAATCAGGTTCGCCAATGTTTGCTGGCGATTGAGCAGTCAATGCGCGATTTGGCGCTGTGGCAATCGGCACCGCCGGAGCCTGAGGCTTTCACCAGCGTGGAACCGTTCTGCGTTGACAGCATGCAGGCGGAAGAGTGGCTGCAATGGGTCTTCCTGCCGCGGATGTATGCGCTGCTGGATGCGAACGCGCCGCTGCCCACCCGCTTTGCCATCACGCCTTATTTCGAAGAGGCGCTTAAGCATAGAGAGCCGGTTTGCCTGCCGCTGCTGGCGGTGCTGCAGCGCCTGGACAACATGCTGAATCAAGAATCGCCGTAATGCTGGAGATTCTTTATCAGGATGCGCATCTGGTGGCCGTGAATAAGCCGGCCGGTTGGCTGGTGCATCGCAGTTGGCTGGATCGCCACGAGACGGTTTTTGTGATGCAGACCGTGCGCGATCAGATCGGCCAGCATGTGTTCACCGTGCACCGCCTCGATCGTCCCACCTCCGGTGTGCTGCTGTTGGCGCTCTCCAGCGAGGTGGCGCACCGGTTGTCGCAACAGTTTGAACAGCATCAGGTGCAGAAAACCTACCACGCGGTGGTGCGCGGCTATGTGCATGACGCCGCCACCTTGGATTACCCGCTCACGCAAGAGCGGGATAAAGTCGCCGACAGGTTCGCCAGTGCAGACAAAGCGCCCCAGTCTGCGCTCACGCACTATCGGCCGCTGGCGCGGGTGGAAATGCCGGTCGCGGTGGGCCGCTATGCCAGTGCCCGTTATACGCTGGTGGAACTGCGGCCGGAAACCGGGCGCAAGCATCAGCTGCGCCGCCATATGGTGCATATCAGGCACCCGATCGTCGGTGACAGTAAGCATGGCGATCTGCGCCAGAACCGGGCGATGGCGCAGCACTTTGGCTGCCCGCGCCTGATGTTACACGCCAGCCACCTGCGCCTGGCGCACCCGATCAGCGGTGAGCCGCTGCAGATTTCTGCGCGCTGGGATAGCCCGTGGCAGCGGTTGATGTCACAATTTGGCTGGCTGGACGTTGTCCCTGAACTCGCCAGGGTTGAGTTTCCCCCGGTAAGCGGTCAGGATAGCCCGTAATTTTTATGGATCATCAAGGGAGTTTGAGCGATGGCTCAGGTCGGTATTTTCGTCGGGACGGTTTACGGTAATGCTTTGCTGGTTGCGGAAGAGGCGGAAAACATTCTTAACGAGCAGGGGCATACGGTCAAACTGTTCGAAGAAGGCACGCTGGAAGCCTGGCAATACTATCGCCAGCACTATGCGCTGGTGATCACGTCCACCACCGGGCAGGGCGATCTGCCCGATAACATCGCGCCGCTGTTCGCCGCGATCCGCGATCAGGTTGGCTACCAGCCGGAGTTACGTTATGGCCTGATCGCATTGGGCGATAGCAGCTACGATCGTTTCTGCGGCGGCGGGCGGGCGTTTGACGCGCTGTTGCAGGAGCAGGGGGCGACGCGGATAGGCGATGTGCTGGAAATTGATGCGATTGAGCACCCAGAGCCGGAGGCGATCTCCTGCCCATGGGTTGAGCAGTGGAGCACGTTGCTGAAATAACCCGCGGCCAGTGCTGGGTCGGTGCGGATGCGCCGACCCGATGCAGCGCCGCGTGGGTTATTTCCCGTGCGTCAGTTTGTCCAGATCGGCTTCGATCTCGGCAATTTTGTTGGAAACCACGCTTTCCAGGTGGCGCAGATCGTCAAGAATTTTGCGTTTAAGATCGACGTCCGCCTGTTCGTGCTGGCACAGCTGATCGAGTTCATCGATCACATAGCGCAGGTTTGGGTTGATTTCGTGGATTTCTTTGTAACCCTGGCTGCTGTCCGAAACCACGGTTTTACGTTGGCGTGGGTATTTGAACTTGACGCTTTTTGCAAAGAACTCGCCTTTATCCTTACGGAAATAAATTTTGAGAATATCGTTATTGGCCTCTTGGCGAAGTGTATAACGATCAATGTCTTCCGGTTGGTTGATGCCTAAGCTTTTCAGATTATCGTACATAGAGCGCCCCTTTAGATTTTATACCCTTCATACCTGCACGCCGGCCATGCCTGCCTGTTTGCCGCTCGCCTGCAATCCTCGGGGCATACCGCATGTGGTGATTATGGCGCCTGCGCCCGCCCACGGCAGTGATCGCCCGCAGATTGAAGATAAAAAAATAGCGGGTAAATACCCGCCATTTCATTTTAGTCGATTGTTCTCAATAACTCATTAATGCCGACTTTACTGCGCGTTTTCGCATCCACTTTCTTCACGATAACGGCGCAGTACAGGCTGTAGGTGCCATCTTTGGAAGGCAGGTTGCCGGAAACCACCACGGAGCCGGCAGGAACGCGGCCGTAGTGAACTTCACCGGTTTCACGATCGTAAATACGGGTGCTTTGGCCGATAAATACGCCCATGGAGATCACGGAACCTTCTTCCACGATCACACCTTCCACCACTTCGGAACGCGCGCCGATAAAGCAGTTGTCTTCGATGATGGTTGGGTTGGCCTGCAGCGGTTCCAATACGCCGCCGATGCCGACGCCGCCGGACAGGTGAACGTTCTTGCCGATTTGCGCGCATGAGCCGACGGTAGCCCAGGTGTCCACCATGGTGCCTTCATCCACGTGAGCGCCGATGTTGACATAAGAAGGCATCAGCACGGTATTGCGGGCGATGAACGCCCCTTTGCGTACGCTGGCCGGCGGCACCACGCGGAAGCCTTCTTTCTGGAAGCGGGCTTCGTCGTAATCGGCGAATTTCATGGGCACTTTATCGTAGAAACGGGTTTCGGCGCCGTCGATGACTTTGTTGTCGCTGATTCGGAAAGAAAGCAGCACGGCCTTTTTCAGCCATTGATGGGTGACCCACTGACCGTTGATTTTTTCAGCTACGCGCAGTGCGCCGCTGTCCAGCAGGGCGATCACCTGGTTTACCGCTTCACGCGTTACCGTGTCTACGTTCGCCGGGGTGATCTCCGCACGGCGCTCGAAGGCGTTTTCAATAACGTTCTGTAATTGCTGCATTCTGTTTCTTTCCTGATTTTGTTGGTCAAAAGATTACTTGTATCACATTTTTTCGTTCGGGTTGAGCGCCTCGACCAGCCGCTGCGCCAACTTTTTGCGCGTTTCGCCATTCAGCGCCCGGCGATCGCTATCGGCAAGAATGAACAAATCCTCAACTCGTTCGCCGATGGTCGAGATACGCGCGCCGTGCAGGGAAACCCCCAGATCGGCGAACACTTCCGCCACCCGAGCCAACAGGCCGGGCTGATCGAGGGCCACCAGTTCGAGGTAGCTGCGGCGATCGGTATGGGTCGGCAGGAAGGTGACCTCGGTCGGCACGCTGAAGTGGCGCAGTTTGGAAGAGGGACGCCGCGTCCGCGGCGGCTGGTATTCCCGCTGCGTTAGCGCCTGCTCCAGCGCGAAACGCGTGGCCTCGTGGCGATCCGGCGCCAACGGGCTGCCGTCCGGCTCCAGTACGATGAAGGTATCCATCGCCATTCCGTCGCGGTTGGTAAAGATCTGCGCATCGTGCACGCTCAGGTTGCGGCGATCCATCTCCCCGGCCACGGCGGCGAACAGGTAAGGGCGGTCCGGGCTCCAGATAAAGATCTCGGTGCCGCCGCGCGTGGCCTGCGGGCTCAACAGCACCAGCGGTTTGGTGGAGTCATGGGCCAGCAGATGGCGCGCATGCCAGGCCAGCTGGTTCGGCGAATGGCGCAGGAAATAATCGGCGCGGCAACGGCTCCAGATGCGGTGCAGCGACTCTTCGTCGATATTATCCATGCGCAGTAGCGCCAGCGCCTGCAAGCGGTGGTGACGCACGCGTTCGCGCAGATCCGGGCCGTTTTGCATGCCGCGGCGCAGCTGTTTTTCGGTGGC is part of the Gibbsiella quercinecans genome and encodes:
- a CDS encoding LysE family transporter; the encoded protein is MIPFSNGFLLSLSLCLDIGIANIAMITLAMQRGYFHGFWLGIGTCVGDLVYALLALAGMTLLLQYEAVRWILWIGGGAMLLWFAGKMLIAAFQKAAELNVNEAHQYRSLLREFGRGVLLAMSSPTAILWFATVGGALISRMGQHSVTASSWFLSGFFIAGVFWTCVLCLVGSFGGRLLGHRLLKYSYIASALIFSYFALYVIVSGYQEFMAA
- a CDS encoding YqcC family protein → MSIENQVRQCLLAIEQSMRDLALWQSAPPEPEAFTSVEPFCVDSMQAEEWLQWVFLPRMYALLDANAPLPTRFAITPYFEEALKHREPVCLPLLAVLQRLDNMLNQESP
- a CDS encoding PIN domain-containing protein; amino-acid sequence: MHLGLTGLYQPKWSAIIEEEWQRNLIKDRPDLNSDQIKQTGELMNRALPDAMVTGFEPLVASIDLPDVDDRHVVAAAICSNAEIVVTFNLKDFPLQYLNNFGIEALHPDDFITDFFDLNQALVLAAVNKQRRNMRKPPKSVDEYLDALLRQALPQTVKELSKFRALI
- a CDS encoding GNAT family N-acetyltransferase translates to MDITISLARNEHLAALRIIELAAFETLRAGGAVTGPPAAGSIDDFNQLCHEGLLFVAFAPADIPVGFAGASIVDNWLHIAEVDVHPNWQHRGIGRRLMNTLLSAGKARGFTGATLTTDRYVPCNASFYASLGFKIVEGEGIQRRLKDLLDKEAASGMDPQRRVAMQLHY
- the syd gene encoding SecY-interacting protein, with amino-acid sequence MDHDVAHALREFTQRYVALWQQQRGHAPASSELYGVSSPCIVESRTDDVLWLPQPFTPPATLARVETALELRLQPDIHTFYTQQYAGDMTAQFGEQHLTLLQVWSEDDFIRLQENLIGHLVTQKRLKLSPTLFLATTASEMTVVSLCNVSGNVVLEQFGSSKRTLLAASLGNFLDALRPTLSD
- a CDS encoding MFS transporter, whose translation is MPNHTQRNHHATPGKAMLASVSGYAMDGFDLLILGFMLPLIAAELQLTSPEAGSLVTWTLIGAVLGGVIFGHLSDRFGRIRVLTVTILMFSLFTGLCAIAQGYWDLLAYRTLAGIGLGGEFGIGMALIAEAWPAEKRNRASAYVGMGWQLGVLAAAFLTPLLLPHIGWRGMFLVGLLPALASFLIRRTMGEPEAFAQRKSHSHTLSFGQRIRLLFKDSATSKASLGIFILCSVQNFGYYGLMIWMPTYLAKNFGFSLTKSGVWTAVTVVGMAFGIWLFGVLADRFTRWKIFVAYQIGAVVMVICYAQLSDPTLMLFAGAVMGLFVNGMIGGYGALISDTYPVEARATAQNILFNLGRGVGGLGPWAIGALASQISFNAAISLLAAIYLLDIYATLFLLPKKQSQGDTLGAIG
- a CDS encoding helix-turn-helix domain-containing protein → MKNSILDSLSLPAQGEIEAAVRGQRELAAYLSTKMETQKISIQDADNNTRQIELPTSSLTLLMSILGELAVGNAVQVVPVHAELTTQEAANILNVSRPHMVKLLEDGKLPFHKTGRHRRVLFADLMRYKDQRDSESHKAMQVLADHSQELGFY
- the ppnN gene encoding nucleotide 5'-monophosphate nucleosidase PpnN; translation: MITHISPLGSMDLLSQLEVDMLKRTASSDLYRLFRNCSLAVLNSGSQTDNSKQLLSRYENFDINVLRRERGVKLELINPPEEAFVDGRIIRSLQANLFAVLRDILFVHGQIANATGRFQNLNLENSTHITNLVFSILRNARTLHLDEDPNMIVCWGGHSINPTEYLYARKVGSELGLRELNICTGCGPGAMEAPMKGAAVGHAQQRYRNSRFIGMTEPSIIAAEPPNPLVNELVIMPDIEKRLEAFVRIAHGIIIFPGGVGTAEELLYLLGILMTPENSEQVLPLILTGPKESADYFRVLDEFIGNTLGEQARRHYQIIIDDPAEVARRMRNTMPLVKENRRNTGDAYSFNWSMRIAPDLQLPFEPTHENMANLNLSPAQPAEQLAAALRRAFSGIVAGNVKENGIQAIEEFGPYKLHGDRQMMKQMDQLLQGFVVQHRMKLPGTAYVPCYEIIA
- the queF gene encoding NADPH-dependent 7-cyano-7-deazaguanine reductase QueF (Catalyzes the NADPH-dependent reduction of 7-cyano-7-deazaguanine (preQ0) to 7-aminomethyl-7-deazaguanine (preQ1) in queuosine biosynthesis) — translated: MSTYQNNQALAGLKLGKPTAYHDQYDATLLQPVPRSLNREPLGLYPQSLPFHGADIWTLYELSWLNDKGLPQVAVGEISLNANSANLIESKSFKLYLNSFNQTRFDNWDAVHSTLQRDLAACAQGEVSVTLFRLEQLAGQPIAMLAGECIDEQDIAIDNYDFNAGYLQGANTGPLVEETLVSNLLKSNCLITNQPDWGSVQIQYRGPQIDRKALLRYLVSFRHHNEFHEQCVERIFNDVLRFCQPEQLSVYARYTRRGGLDINPWRSNTAFTPNAGRLARQ
- a CDS encoding AraC family transcriptional regulator, with protein sequence MSLQSAEWFSRNGVECSRVKARNSCFPKHLHDEYVISANLTGVEEIWLSGETAYVKSGQVTLYNPGTIQASRFDSQCVEFISVHMPQSVMKTLADEENLRSDREAPILREGIINNVRLFDALCRFATSARQEQHSINQEQELILLCGELLETPAMLQGSDKQRVNLVIEYLREHLNVKPQLEILSQMAGLSKYHLVRCFTRQTGMPPLQYHMQLRLHQARDLLRRNVHPLDVAIMLGFYDQSHFINSFRKVMGTTPHHYASQVRSGRHKLLVT